The following are from one region of the Vitis riparia cultivar Riparia Gloire de Montpellier isolate 1030 chromosome 9, EGFV_Vit.rip_1.0, whole genome shotgun sequence genome:
- the LOC117922184 gene encoding aromatic aminotransferase ISS1: MASYGMLARRVVETETPVMVQIQELIRGAGDAMSLAQGVVYWQPPKQALEKVKDLVWEPSVSRYGADDGLPELREALVEKLRQENKLYKSSVMVTAGANQAFVNLVLTLCDAGDLVVMFAPYYFNAYMSFQMTGVTNILVGPSNPKTLHPDADWLEKILLETKPAPKVVTVVNPGNPSGTYIPEPLLKRFADLCRNAGSWLVVDNTYEYFMYDGLKHTCVEDDHIVNIFSFSKAYGMMGWRVGYIAYPSNVEGLGAQLLKVQDNIPICASIFSQHLALYSLEMGPEWVTKQVKSLVINRSLIMDALSPLGKDSVKGGEGAIYLFAKLPDQYHDDFEVVRWLARKHRVVVIPGSACGTPGSLRVSFGGLREDETQIAAGRLKKGIEELVRDGMLQ, from the exons ATGGCTTCCTATGGGATGCTTGCTAGGAGGGTTGTGGAGACAGAGACACCAGTGATGGTTCAG ATACAGGAATTGATCAGAGGTGCTGGGGATGCTATGTCACTGGCTCAG GGGGTAGTTTATTGGCAACCACCCAAGCAAGCATTGGAGAAAGTAAAGGACCTTGTATGGGAACCTTCAGTCAGTCGTTATGGTGCTGATGATGGTCTTCCTGAGCTCAGGGAGGCATTGGTAGAAAAG CTGCGTCAGgaaaataagttatataaatCTTCTGTGATGGTTACTGCAGGAGCAAATCAG GCATTTGTGAATCTCGTTCTTACATTATGTGATGCTGGAGATTTGGTTGTTATGTTTGCACCATACTACTTCAATGCATACATGTCCTTCCAGATGACAGGTGTTACTAACATATTGGTGGGTCCTTCTAATCCGAAGACTCTTCATCCAGATGCAG ATTGGTTGGAAAAAATATTGTTGGAAACTAAACCAGCACCAAAGGTTGTAACTGTTGTGAATCCTGGTAACCCATCTGGGACCTACATTCCAGAGCCTCTGCTTAAG AGGTTTGCAGATCTTTGCAGAAATGCTGGATCTTGGCTTGTTGTAGATAATACATATGA GTACTTCATGTATGATGGTCTTAAGCACACGTGTGTAGAGGATGATCACATAGTGAACATTTTTTCCTTCTCAAAAGCCTATGGGATGATGGGATGGCGAGTTGGTTAT ATAGCATACCCCTCAAATGTGGAGGGCCTTGGCGCACAACTCCTCAAAGTCCAAGACAACATACCCATCTGTGCTTCAATATTCTCACAGCACCTGGCCCTATATTCACTAGAAATGGGACCTGAGTGGGTGACTAAACAAGTGAAAAGCCTTGTCATTAACAGATCTCTCATAATGGATGCACTCTCCCCACTGGGAAAAGATTCTGTGAAAGGTGGAGAAGGTGCTATTTACCTGTTTGCAAAACTTCCAGACCAATATCATGATGACTTTGAGGTGGTTCGCTGGCTTGCACGGAAGCATAGGGTGGTTGTGATCCCAGGAAGCGCTTGCGGAACTCCAGGGAGTCTGAGGGTCTCTTTTGGGGGGTTGAGGGAGGATGAGACCCAAATCGCTGCAGGAAGGCTGaagaaaggaattgaagaaCTGGTGAGGGATGGGATGTTGCAGTAA